The following DNA comes from Enterocloster bolteae.
TTTTGCGCAGTGGCTCACCTCTAAAAGCGTTGCGCTGCTGGCCGGGCAGACAGCTGCAGTCTGTCTGTCGGCTCCCTCACCGCAGGTTCCCCCCATTGCGTCCGGAGGATTGTATTGTGAAAAATTATACAAAGTTAAGGCGGGAGCAACCTTACCGGTTACTCCCGCCAAAAAGACCCTGTATAACTTTTACTGACTTTTTAAAATTATCTCGTCTGCGGTATCGTAAATGACCGCGTCCGCCTTTGATTTTCATACCGCATCCCCCTGTCTTGATTTCACGTAAAAATTAATGTGCCTAAAAATTTTTGTATATTATAACTTTTTTTGTATTTTTTCCATAATATCACAAGGACATTGTACTTGTCAATATACAATCTAATATTTAACAATCTCAAAAACAGCCCAACACTTATTTATTCTGACTTTATATATCAGAAAATTTATTAATATTATCCTACAAATTCTGTCGATTTTCAGAACCTCTATTCCTTAATTTTCCAGCATATGTTACAATAGTACCTATCAAATACAAAAAATTTTCATATGCAGAAAGGAGTCCTTATGTTCGATTTAGACTTTATTCTCACCTCGCTGGGATTTATTGTCCCGGTCATTCTGGTCATCATCATCATTACCCAGGGGTACGTCAAGGCGCCGCCTGACCACGCCTACATCATTTCCGGCCTGCGCAAGCAGCCAAGGGTGCTCATAGGACGGGCAGGCATCAAAATTCCGTTTTTTGAGCAGCTGGATAAACTGTACCTTGGACAGATTACAGTGGATATCAAGACCGATGAATACATCCCAACCAACGATTTCATCAATGTTATGGTGGATGCGGTTGCCAAGATACGGGTGGCTGACGACGACGAACGGATGAAGCTGGCTATGAGGAACTTCCTGAACAAAGAGCCGGCAAACATTGCCGCCGACCTGCAGGACTCCCTTCAGGGCAACATGCGTGAGATTATCGGTACGCTTACACTGAGGGCCATTAACACGGACCGTGATTCCTTCTCTGACCAGGTTATGATTAAGGCTTCCAAGGACATGGAGAAGCTGGGTATTGACATCCTTTCCTGCAACATCCAGAACGTGACGGATGAACACGGACTCATCCAGGATCTTGGTATGGATAACACCTCCAAAATCCGCAAGGACGCATCCATCGCAAAGGCAGAGGCAGAACGTGATATTGCCATTGCCCAGGCAGCTGCGGACAATGCCGCCAATGACGCAAGGGTGGCTGCCGAGACCGAGATAGCCCAGAAGAACAACGAGCTGGCCATCAAGAAGGCCGAACTGCAGAAGGCGTCCGATACAAAAAAAGCGGAGGCTGACGCTGCCTACGAGATTCAGAAACAGGAACAGCAGAAAACCATCCAGACCGCCACGGTCAACGCCCAGATTGCCAGGGCTGAACGCGAGGCCGAACTGCGTAAACAGGAAGTACTGGTACAGCAGCAGGCATTGGAAGCTGAGATCAACAAAAAAGCAGATGCGGACCGGTATGCCATTGAACAGGCTGCCGCTGCCGGCCTGACCAAGCGCCAGCGCGAGGCCGAAGCAAAGAAGTACGAGCAGGAGCAGGAGGCCCTGGCCAAAAAAGCCCAGGCTGACGCGGAACAGTATGAGCGTGAAAAAGACGCTGAGGCGCAGAAGGCCATTGCTGAGGCACAGAAGTATTCCATGGTCCAGGAGGCAGAAGGTATCAGGGCCAAGGGCGAGGCTGAGGCTGCCGCTATCCGTGCCAAGGCACTGGCTGAGGCAGAAGGTATGGAGAAAAAAGCCGAGGCTTATCAGAAGTATAATAAGGCGGCCATGGCTGAGATGATGATTCAGGTGCTTCCTGACATCGCCGGGAAGATTGCAGAGCCTCTGTCACAGATTGACAAGATTACAATTATCGGAGGCGGCAGTGATTCGGATAACGGCGTAGGGGCCATTGCCGGCAATGTGCCTGTGGTCATGGCAAAGCTATTTGAATCCATGAAAGAAACCACAGGCGTGGACCTGGCAGAAATCATGAAGGCGGATACATATGACGCCAAGGTCAACCGGAACGTGAACCTGACCGGCGCCCCTGATATTATCCTTGGAAGCGGGCAGAAGGCCCTTCATCCTAATCCGGATTCGGATAATATCCAGCCATAAATTCTTTGTGCCCATGGAGGATATTTTAAATTAGTATAGCAGAAACACCTCATAGAACAACCTGTGATATAGATACAGGGGATTTCTATGAGGTGTTTCTTTTTACTTCTATTCTTCTCTGTCTTTCTTACCTTCCTGGGCCTCCTTAGCGCCCCAAACCACGCCTTCCATGTCAAATGTGCCTGCGGATATGTCAATGTCATGGTCTGCTTCCGCTCCCGCAGATACTCTCACATTCCCTTTCTGCACATCTGCTGCCGTCTTTCCCGGCCCATCTGCTGCTCCCGGCATTTCCGGCATATTAGGTATTTCCGGCATATTCGGCATACATGACATATCCGGTTCTCCTGCTGCTCCCGGCACAGCCGCAGTTTCCCGTTCTTCCCGCACAGGCTCCCTCTCAGGATCCCTCCCAGGCTCCTGCCCGGCTCCGCCTGGTTCCTCTATCTTCCAGCGAATGGATACGCGGAACAAATCATCCTCCACTTCCAGCTTCATGGTACCGCCCTGGACCTCCACAAAGCTTCTGGCAATGGCAAGCCCCAGTCCTGAGCCCTCTGTGTTGCGTGATGTATCCCCGCGGACAAACCGTTCTGTCAGCTCCTCAGGAGATACCTCCAGCTCCCTGGCTGAAATATTGCGCATGGTTATCAGTACATGGCCGTCATCTTCCCTGACCACCTGGATATAGGCCCGTGTGCCCGGCATTCCGTACTTTGTTATATTTACCAGCAGGTTTTCAAATACACGGTAGGTCTTCTGGCTGTCCAGATAAAGAAGGATTTTCTCCTCAGGCAGATTGTAGCGGAACTCGATCCCGCTTGCCTCAATCTTATCAGACAGCTCAAACCGCACCTGCTTTAAAAGGCTCACGATATCCACGTCCTCCTGGTGAAGGCTGACTGTGCCGCTGCTGGCTTTGCTGACCTCAAACAGGTCCTCTATAAGCGCCTTCAGACGCATGGATTTCTGGTCCAGCACCCGGACATAGGACTTTCTCTCCTCTGCTGTCACATTCTCCTGCTTTAACAGATTTACGTAAGTGATGATAGCCGTAAGAGGTGTCTTTAAGTCATGGGATACATTGGTAATCAATTCCGACTTGGTCCTCTCGCTTTTCACCTCCTGGGCCACTGCTTTCTTAAAGCCGTCCTGAATCCGGCTCAGCTGCTCCTTAAACGGGTTAAAGATTCCCAGATCCTCCTGAATCTCCACATCCAGGTTTCCCTCTGCTATCTCATTGATACTTTTTAACAGCGTATTATATTTCTGCTGCATCTGCCCCCAATATTTCTGTAATAGGAAAAACAGAACCAGGGAGTAAATTACCAGGGCTCCGATTCCCCAGAACCAGAGACAGGAGATAATGGTCAGTATGACAAAATTTGCAATAATGGCCTTGCCTATAATCTTGGTGGAACGGCGCTCCCAGTCAGTTTCGTTAAAAACATTGAGGGCATTTAATGTCCAGCGCTTGATGAAGCGCAGGAAACGTCCCAGCCATGTGCGCTCTTTGAAATAGCGCCAGGGGCCCAGGGAAAAGATAGCCCTGTAACAGGTAATTCCCCAGTAAAACATTCCGTAGCTCACCATCCAGAACGCCAGATTAATGACCACTGCCATCACATCCGCGGACCAGGGAAGAAATTCCGCTCTCATAAGTTCGCTCTTTAAGCTGCCGTCCATGGTAGAAGCAATCAGCGCCATGGGTATGGTTCCCTCACCAATAATACCCAGCCAGGCCACTCCGATACAGCTCAGCGGCTCAAATGAAAGCCTGCACAGTGCGCTCTTACCAATCTCAAACCGTTTCACAGCCGGCAAAGCCAGGGCCAGCACGGTCAGAAGTCCCAGTACAGATGCGCCTATGGCAAAATAGCCGTTGCTGAAACGGTAATCCCGGATAGTAAGCTGCTGATCCGCGCTGTTAGACCTGACATCCGTATAGCCGAACATCTGGGATGGACTGCACCGGAACACCACTGTCATGTCCTTGGGTCCCTGGAATTCCACGCCGCTGTAGCGATAGTTCTCGTCCAGTCTTACCTCCAGCGGATCGTAAAATTCAAATCTGGTCAATGACTCCTTGATGCGCGTAATATCATCATCCCTGTTTCCCTTTATATCCAGAACCTTCAGTATGCCGTTTGAATTAAAGTTTATGGTGAACTGAATCTGGTCATCCTTCAGGGGTTCCTGGAAAAATGTCTTTGGATCCGTCACATTGCTGCGTCCATAGGTCCCATCCTGCTCACAGATCCCATAGGACAAGCTGGAATAATACTGCCTGTAGAGGCTTTCCCATTCGCTTCCCGCGCTGTCAATGGTCTGCTGCATGGACTGGTAATAGTAAATGTCATAGGGATCCCCACTGTCGTAGACCATGGTCTGTTCCCCATCTTCCCCATACTCTATCTGTACCGCGGCTTCGTCTTCCGGCTGCTGCTGGCGGATCTTTTCCTCCAGCCCCGGCAGGAATGTCTGGGCATAGGTCAGACGCCGTCCCGTATCCTCCTGCATTTTCTGATGCCAGATTTCATAACTGAAATTCATAACCTGGGTTGCCAGGTTTCCAAAATTACTGCTCTCCTCAACCTGGCGGACGGACCTCCTGTTGTGGTAGCTCTCCGCCTTTGTTTTCATATAGGGGTATAATCCTATGGTTCCGGCTGATGCCAAAAGCAATGCCAGAATAATAATCAATATTCCCAGCCTATGGCTGCTTTTCAATTTTGTATCCAACTCCCCACACCACCTTTACATATTTGGGCTCCCTGGGATTCACTTCTATCTTTTCCCTCAGGTTACGTATGTGTACCATGACCGTATCCGTATTCACTGCCCTCTCGTTCCACACCCGTTCGTAGATTTCCTCTGCGGGAAATACACGCCCCGGGTTCTGTATCAATAAAAGAAGGATTTTGAACTCGATAGGGGTTACCTTAACCGTTTTGTCATCCACGGTCACCTCTACCGTCTCCTCGTTGACCTCCAAACCTCCCAGCCTGTGCACCTTCGGATTCTCCGTCTGCTTTGAGTTCAAACGATCCAGAAACCGGTGGTAACGCCGCAGCTGTGAGTTGACCCTGGCCATAAGTTCCATTGGAGTAAAGGGCTTTGTGATGTAATCGTCCGCCCCCATGTTCAGGCCCAGTATCTTATCCACTTCCTCTGACTTGGCTGACAGGAAAATAACGGGAAAGTCATATTTTTCACGGAGTTTTGCTGTCATAGTAATACCGTCCATACGCGGCATCATCACATCCACAATGGCCAGATCAATCTCTCTTTCCTCCAGCACCTTAAGCCCTTCCACTCCGTCTGCTGCCTGGAATACTGCATATCCCTGGCTCTTTAAGAATATTTCCACGCCTTCCCGTATCTCTTTGTCATCCTCTACCAGTAAAATCCGGTCCCCATTCATGTTCATTTCCTCCTTACGCTATTTATACTAACAACTAAAACAAAATTTAACCTTCATAAAAAACAAAAGAATATCTAAAGTCTTATTGTAACATTCCTAAACACATTGTTCAACGGGGGATAGCTGTCTGAGCCGGCTGCTTTGCCCCAGGCAGCGGTATATAATGGGCTGAAAATCACTGTCAATATAGGTGTTATCTGTTAAAAATTGTGCGATATTGTTATTTATTTATTTAAATTGACAAAGCAATTTACTCATGATATTGTTGTAGTAAATTTTTTATTCAGAATTATCAATATTTAACAAATTATTTTCAATTAAAAGGGAGGAATTACATTGAGTACATACGTGATTACAGGCGGCACTACCGGCATAGGAGCTGCCACCCGCAAGCTGCTCCTGTCCCAGGGCCATGAAGTGTTTAACATTGATTTTAAGGGAGGGGACTGCCTTGCGGATCTGTCCGCTCCGCAAGGACGCCAGGGCGCTATTGACGAGGTATTCCGCCGCTATCCCGACGGCATTGACGTACTGATATGCAATGCCGGCGTAGGACCCACGGCTCCGCCCCAGATGATATTTGCGCTGAATTTCTTTGCCAGCGTCAAGATTGCCGAGGCACTGCGTCCCCTGTTAAAGAAAAAGAAAGGCAATTGTGTGGTAACCTCCTCCAACTCCATCACCAACATGACGGTGCGCATGGACTGGGTGGATATGCTGTCCAACGTTATGGATGAAGAACGCATCCTGGAATTTGTAAAAGACATTCCCCGTACCCAGGCCGCATCCTGTTACAGCTCCTCCAAGCATGCCCTGGCACGGTGGGTCCGCCGGGTTTCACCATCTTGGGCAGTGGACGGACTGCGCATTAATTCCGTTGCTCCGGGCAACACCACTACGCCCATGACACAGAACATGACCGATGCCCAGATGGAATCCGCACTGCTGATTCCCATTCCTACCCGCTATGGACGCAAGGAATTCCTTGACGCGGAAGAGATTGCCAACGGCATCACCTTCCTGGCGTCACCCATGGCCAGCGGCATCAACGGGGTCATACTGTTCGTGGACGGAGGCATCGACGCGCTGCTCCGGTCCGAACGTTTCTAAATGAAAATGGAGGATATGGATATGACAATTCTGGAAAGCTATATTGACTGTATGCAAAGAGGCGACGAAGCGGCCCTGGCGGATTTGTTCAACGAATACGGAGTGCTTCATGACTCGTCTCTCATTAAGGCAGGTATGGACACCCTCCACCTGGAAGGCAGAATGGCAGTGGAAATGATGTTTCACCACAAGTTCGGCTTTAACGGAGGTCCCTTTCCCATACACAGCGTAAAATATCTGGACGGCAATACGGTATGGTATTTCATCACCTACAACGAGCATGTGGTTCCTGTAACCGCCTTCCTGTCCGGGGTGGATGAGGACGGCAAAATCCTGCGGCTTAATATCTATCCGCTATAAAAAAGGACCGGAGCTGGAGGAAATCGTTTATTTCCCAGCTCCGGTTTGCGTTCTATTCAAAGATGACCAGTTTCTCCAGTGTTTTTTCCACATCTATCAGGGAATACAGGCTGCCATTCCACATAAAATATGCTTTTTCAACCCATAAACCTGACTCCTGCTGTTCCGGCCCCTTGATTTGTTCATCCACGCCAATTTGAGTCAGATATGGCTCCTGATACAGAAGGATGCCCAGAAAATATTTCTGATGACGGAGGACCAGTACCATCTGCCTGACTTCTGCCTCTTCTCCGCCGGACGCAGAGCCTTCCTGACAAACCACCGGCACAATGCTCCCCTTATAGTTGCAGACGCCTGCAAAATGTCCCGGAAGACATGGCATCAGGGATATCATCATATCCTTGCAGATTTCCTCCGCATAGGGAAACTCAACAGCGTAATTCCTGTGCTTTCCCGGTAAACAGAGCAATGTCTTTAACGCCTCATCCGCCATACCTTCCCTCCTTCTCATATCTGCTTATGATAATTTCCGTATCCAGCGCTGCGCAGATACGGCCGCTGCCCATGATGCTGCAGCCGCAGATGCCTGTCCTGGACCGAAATCCTGTTCCCAGAAGTGCAGGAAGATTCTTCACCACAATGCGCTTCTGTTCATAGATGGAATCTATGAAAAAGCAGCCTTCCTTCTCCGCACCCTTCACATACACCAGAATGGCCCGCTCCGGAATCTCCCCTCCCAGGGAATAGAACCTGCGGAGATTAATAAGAGGCATCATCCTGTCTTCATACAGGATGTAATCCCGTCCGTTAATTTCACGAATCTGTCCCCGGAAGGACTCATACTCCAGAAAATGATATACATGCCGGGCCGGTATGGAGAAGCGGTACTGGCCCACGCGGAAACGCACGCACTCGATAGATGCCAGATTCAAGGGAACTGATATGGAAAAGGCGCTTCCCTGTCCAATAGTACTGCGGATGGAAAGATTTCCCCCCACGTCTTCCATAATGTTCTTTACCACATCCAGCCCCACGCCCCTGCCGGAATATTCAGTAACTTTTTCATTGGTGGAAAAGCCGGGATATAGGATAAACTCCCTGATTTTCTGGGGGTCATACTCCTCGTCCGCACTGGCAAACAGCCCCTTTTGCCTGGCCCGTTCCCTGACCCGCTCCTCGTCAATGCCTTTTCCATCGTCGCTGATGGTCATTCTAAGTTCCCCGGCCACATTATCAGCCGAAAAGGTAATCTTTCCTCTCCTGTCCTTACCGGCAGCCAGCCGTTCCTCCGGGGATTCGATTCCATGGTCCACCGCATTGCGCAGAATATGCAGCAGTGCTTCTGATACATAATCCACCACACTCTTATCCGCTTCCACGTCCGAACATCTGACCACCAGGTCAGCCTCCTTTTTCTGGTCACGGCAAATATCCCTCAGTGCCCTCTTAAGCTTTGGCACAATTCTGGACACAGGCACAAGGCGCATCTCCATCACGGACCGCTCAATCTGTCCCACCAAAAGGCTGATCTGATGGCCCAGTCCGCTCTCTAAATCCTCCATCCCATTCCGTTTAAGTTCATTTTCCAGCACCTGCATCTGCAGCAGAAGCTCTGAAGCCAGGTTTTGCAGATAGTCCAGACGCTCTGTCCGAACCTCCATAAATTCGCCTTCCCTGGAATCTGTATTTTCCCGCTCAGGCGCCGCCTTCTGGGCAGCCGCAGCCGTATCCTGAGGCTGGCTGTCAGCCAATACCCTGCACTGTGCCACAAAAAGCCCCTTCCTCAGAGTCTCCAGCACCTTCTCCTTATCGCCGCTCTCAAAACGGATGAACACACCATGGCCTTCAATGTACTGCGCGCTTTCACCCTGTTTCTCCAGGTTTTCCGGATAAGTCTCCACCAGGGTACAGAGACCGGTAATGGATCGCACCAGCATGAAAGCACGTATATTCTCCATGCGGCAGCCTTCCTCCAGCGTCACATTGACTACGGTTCCGCTTTTGGAGACAAATAGTTCAGGTATGACAGGCAGTTCCTCTTTTCCCTCTTCCTCCCCCTGCGTCTTCCCGCCCTTCCCGCTGTCCTTCTCCTCTTCCCTGCTGACATGCCCCAGAAAGTCATCCGTCATCTGCTCAAGCACAGACGTATCCCCGGGCGCATAATCCTCCCTGTTCATCTGTTCCAGTTCCTGGGCAATAAAATCAGAGGCAGCAAACAAAAGGTCAAAAAGGTCCGGTTCCGGATGCTCCAGCTTGTCCATATTTTCCCTGTAGTAAGAAAACAAATCTTCCAGCTTATGGGCCAGGGAAGAAAGACCGTTAATGTCCATCATAGCGGAGGAGCTCTTGATGGTATGCATGACCCTGAAAATACTGTGAATACTGCTTTCGTTAAATCTGCCCGCTCTCTCAGCCTCTAAAAGTATCTCTGACAGCTGGCCGTTTAACTGCCTGGTCTCCAACAGGTATACTTCCAGCATCTCCAGGGCATCTGACTCAAAATATCCCATAATACACTCCGTCCATTACTGCTCCTTATACCACACGCTCTGGTTCTTGCCATGCCGTTTGCCATAATACAGTGCCTTGTCCGCACAGCCAATTCCTTCCTCCAGCCCTTCCTGCTCATGGAAGATGTGAAGTCCCAGAGTCATGGTACAGAAAAAGCCCTTATCGCCGTAAGGTATCACAAATTGTTCCACCTGCCGGCGCACCTTCTCACTGAGTTCATATGCCTCGTCCTTTGTCACATTAAAAAGAATTAAAAGAAACTCCTCGCCGCCCCACCGGACCACTCTGTGTCTGCGGCAGTTTGATTCCAGGATATTGGCAATGCATACCAGCGCCATATCTCCCGCGTCATGGCCGTATGTATCGTTCACCTGCTTGAAGTCGTCGATATCCGCCATGATAAATACGGTTTTTACCTCATCCTGACCGCAGGAACGCATATCCTCCATCAGATCTCCCACCACATACCGCCGGTTATACAGCCCCGTAAGCCCGTCCCTGTAGGCCATATAGTTAAGCTTCTCCATATTATTGCGAAGCTCCCTGTTCTGGCGGTCCAGGTCGTCCCTCTGCTTTTTCTGTATCAGATGCGCACGGATTCTGGACTGAAGCTCCTTTTTCACAAAAGGCTTCTTGATATAATCACATGCCCCCATAGAAAAGCCTTTTACCACATCCTCGTCGCTGGACCTGGATGTAAGAAAAATAATGACGGCATTTTTATGGTCTAAGTCCTGTAATATTTTATACAGTTCATATCCGTCGGCATCCGGCAGGACCACATCCAAAAGGATCAAATCCGGCTGGCACTGTCTCAGCTGCTCCTGAGCCTCCAGTCCGCTGTGAGCCTCACAGATTATGATACTCTCCTCCTTCAGCGCTGTCTTGATTTGTTCACAAATCAAAAGACTGTCATCCACAATTAGTATTGTCTGTTTTTCATCCATGGACATTATTTCCCCTCCCGGCCTTACAATACGACGGCTGAATGCCTGACCGTATTCACTTCCAGCCTTCCGTTTTCTGCGTAAAATAGTATGGTCCTGCCGTAATTCTGACCTGTATGCTGGGCTACCAGACGAATCCCCTCCTGAGCAAGGCATTCCCTTACGGCCACTACATTCTGCTGTCCTATATCCAACATTCCGGACGGCGCACCAAACATTCTGGCGCCCCCGGCAATCTTTGCAATCAGACCTGCGGGCCGCGCTCCCTGCTCTCTCATCTGATTTATCAGCTCATGTACGCCCTCATCGGCAAACTTGTAGGCGTTATCCCAATGGATTGAATACTTCCTTTCCGGAAGTATAATATGGGCCATGCCCGCTATGCGCTCCCTGCGGTCGTAGAGACAAATCCCCACACAGGAGCCTAGGGCATAGGATATAAGCACCTGATTTTCCCTGGCAACCTTTCCTTCCGCGATTCCCACAATGATTTTATCCATAGCGCTGCTCCCTGAGCCGTGAAAGCATAGTTCCCAAATCTTCCTGCTCCGGAAGGAAAAGAATACGTCCTTTAAAGATTTCCCCGGACATATGGAATATATTTTCTATGAGAAGTATGTCATCGCTTACAATTACCCACTTGGACATGGGATAGGTGAGAATTGCCCCGCCCATATCAATGCACAGCTCCGGCACCGACACATCCATATCCATGTCCATCAGCTGGGACAGGGCCCGTATGTAGGAACCGCACATGATGTTCCCCAGCTCGCTGATCAAAGAAC
Coding sequences within:
- a CDS encoding SPFH domain-containing protein, producing the protein MFDLDFILTSLGFIVPVILVIIIITQGYVKAPPDHAYIISGLRKQPRVLIGRAGIKIPFFEQLDKLYLGQITVDIKTDEYIPTNDFINVMVDAVAKIRVADDDERMKLAMRNFLNKEPANIAADLQDSLQGNMREIIGTLTLRAINTDRDSFSDQVMIKASKDMEKLGIDILSCNIQNVTDEHGLIQDLGMDNTSKIRKDASIAKAEAERDIAIAQAAADNAANDARVAAETEIAQKNNELAIKKAELQKASDTKKAEADAAYEIQKQEQQKTIQTATVNAQIARAEREAELRKQEVLVQQQALEAEINKKADADRYAIEQAAAAGLTKRQREAEAKKYEQEQEALAKKAQADAEQYEREKDAEAQKAIAEAQKYSMVQEAEGIRAKGEAEAAAIRAKALAEAEGMEKKAEAYQKYNKAAMAEMMIQVLPDIAGKIAEPLSQIDKITIIGGGSDSDNGVGAIAGNVPVVMAKLFESMKETTGVDLAEIMKADTYDAKVNRNVNLTGAPDIILGSGQKALHPNPDSDNIQP
- a CDS encoding sensor histidine kinase, coding for MDTKLKSSHRLGILIIILALLLASAGTIGLYPYMKTKAESYHNRRSVRQVEESSNFGNLATQVMNFSYEIWHQKMQEDTGRRLTYAQTFLPGLEEKIRQQQPEDEAAVQIEYGEDGEQTMVYDSGDPYDIYYYQSMQQTIDSAGSEWESLYRQYYSSLSYGICEQDGTYGRSNVTDPKTFFQEPLKDDQIQFTINFNSNGILKVLDIKGNRDDDITRIKESLTRFEFYDPLEVRLDENYRYSGVEFQGPKDMTVVFRCSPSQMFGYTDVRSNSADQQLTIRDYRFSNGYFAIGASVLGLLTVLALALPAVKRFEIGKSALCRLSFEPLSCIGVAWLGIIGEGTIPMALIASTMDGSLKSELMRAEFLPWSADVMAVVINLAFWMVSYGMFYWGITCYRAIFSLGPWRYFKERTWLGRFLRFIKRWTLNALNVFNETDWERRSTKIIGKAIIANFVILTIISCLWFWGIGALVIYSLVLFFLLQKYWGQMQQKYNTLLKSINEIAEGNLDVEIQEDLGIFNPFKEQLSRIQDGFKKAVAQEVKSERTKSELITNVSHDLKTPLTAIITYVNLLKQENVTAEERKSYVRVLDQKSMRLKALIEDLFEVSKASSGTVSLHQEDVDIVSLLKQVRFELSDKIEASGIEFRYNLPEEKILLYLDSQKTYRVFENLLVNITKYGMPGTRAYIQVVREDDGHVLITMRNISARELEVSPEELTERFVRGDTSRNTEGSGLGLAIARSFVEVQGGTMKLEVEDDLFRVSIRWKIEEPGGAGQEPGRDPEREPVREERETAAVPGAAGEPDMSCMPNMPEIPNMPEMPGAADGPGKTAADVQKGNVRVSAGAEADHDIDISAGTFDMEGVVWGAKEAQEGKKDREE
- a CDS encoding response regulator transcription factor, whose translation is MNGDRILLVEDDKEIREGVEIFLKSQGYAVFQAADGVEGLKVLEEREIDLAIVDVMMPRMDGITMTAKLREKYDFPVIFLSAKSEEVDKILGLNMGADDYITKPFTPMELMARVNSQLRRYHRFLDRLNSKQTENPKVHRLGGLEVNEETVEVTVDDKTVKVTPIEFKILLLLIQNPGRVFPAEEIYERVWNERAVNTDTVMVHIRNLREKIEVNPREPKYVKVVWGVGYKIEKQP
- a CDS encoding SDR family oxidoreductase, which encodes MSTYVITGGTTGIGAATRKLLLSQGHEVFNIDFKGGDCLADLSAPQGRQGAIDEVFRRYPDGIDVLICNAGVGPTAPPQMIFALNFFASVKIAEALRPLLKKKKGNCVVTSSNSITNMTVRMDWVDMLSNVMDEERILEFVKDIPRTQAASCYSSSKHALARWVRRVSPSWAVDGLRINSVAPGNTTTPMTQNMTDAQMESALLIPIPTRYGRKEFLDAEEIANGITFLASPMASGINGVILFVDGGIDALLRSERF
- a CDS encoding chemotaxis protein CheW, giving the protein MADEALKTLLCLPGKHRNYAVEFPYAEEICKDMMISLMPCLPGHFAGVCNYKGSIVPVVCQEGSASGGEEAEVRQMVLVLRHQKYFLGILLYQEPYLTQIGVDEQIKGPEQQESGLWVEKAYFMWNGSLYSLIDVEKTLEKLVIFE
- a CDS encoding chemotaxis protein CheA; translation: MGYFESDALEMLEVYLLETRQLNGQLSEILLEAERAGRFNESSIHSIFRVMHTIKSSSAMMDINGLSSLAHKLEDLFSYYRENMDKLEHPEPDLFDLLFAASDFIAQELEQMNREDYAPGDTSVLEQMTDDFLGHVSREEEKDSGKGGKTQGEEEGKEELPVIPELFVSKSGTVVNVTLEEGCRMENIRAFMLVRSITGLCTLVETYPENLEKQGESAQYIEGHGVFIRFESGDKEKVLETLRKGLFVAQCRVLADSQPQDTAAAAQKAAPERENTDSREGEFMEVRTERLDYLQNLASELLLQMQVLENELKRNGMEDLESGLGHQISLLVGQIERSVMEMRLVPVSRIVPKLKRALRDICRDQKKEADLVVRCSDVEADKSVVDYVSEALLHILRNAVDHGIESPEERLAAGKDRRGKITFSADNVAGELRMTISDDGKGIDEERVRERARQKGLFASADEEYDPQKIREFILYPGFSTNEKVTEYSGRGVGLDVVKNIMEDVGGNLSIRSTIGQGSAFSISVPLNLASIECVRFRVGQYRFSIPARHVYHFLEYESFRGQIREINGRDYILYEDRMMPLINLRRFYSLGGEIPERAILVYVKGAEKEGCFFIDSIYEQKRIVVKNLPALLGTGFRSRTGICGCSIMGSGRICAALDTEIIISRYEKEGRYGG
- a CDS encoding diguanylate cyclase; its protein translation is MSMDEKQTILIVDDSLLICEQIKTALKEESIIICEAHSGLEAQEQLRQCQPDLILLDVVLPDADGYELYKILQDLDHKNAVIIFLTSRSSDEDVVKGFSMGACDYIKKPFVKKELQSRIRAHLIQKKQRDDLDRQNRELRNNMEKLNYMAYRDGLTGLYNRRYVVGDLMEDMRSCGQDEVKTVFIMADIDDFKQVNDTYGHDAGDMALVCIANILESNCRRHRVVRWGGEEFLLILFNVTKDEAYELSEKVRRQVEQFVIPYGDKGFFCTMTLGLHIFHEQEGLEEGIGCADKALYYGKRHGKNQSVWYKEQ
- a CDS encoding chemotaxis protein CheD, translating into MDKIIVGIAEGKVARENQVLISYALGSCVGICLYDRRERIAGMAHIILPERKYSIHWDNAYKFADEGVHELINQMREQGARPAGLIAKIAGGARMFGAPSGMLDIGQQNVVAVRECLAQEGIRLVAQHTGQNYGRTILFYAENGRLEVNTVRHSAVVL